In Anolis sagrei isolate rAnoSag1 chromosome 5, rAnoSag1.mat, whole genome shotgun sequence, the DNA window GTACAAGGAAATTACAAACCAGACCTCCACTTTCTAAAAATAAGAGGTTTACTcaatcttagaaaactacaagCTAGCAAATGTACAGATAGCTGGCTGGTAAAACACACCACAGTTCAGACAGTGTCTTTGTATGGTCTCTCTCAAGCCTGTTGGCGTAGCAGATTCTGTTCACTTGCTACCTTGAAGGCCAATATGCAAACAGAGATCTGACCATTTCTTCCCAGTTCATGCCCACTAAATGTGACTTTATGTACAGTTTACACATACTGTTAAGTGCTAGGTAAAAGTCTTGTCAGATAAAATTTCCAGTACTATCATATTCAGAACGAGTCTTGTTACTGAGCTGCCAAAAATGGTAAcatttttttccttaaaaaatgTATAGTGCAAATTTGCTCTGCATCCTTTACAGCAGAGATAAATTTTATAGCTATAGATTTCAGCTGAAAGAATTGGTGCTTTTTTCAAGAAGAAAACATTAAGCAAGACAACTGGGAGAAACCTGCAGCCTTCCTGGGACAACTTCACACTTTTGGAAATAAAATGATCATCTTTACTCACAGGCTATTAAATCTCTGAAAGGTACTGTCGAAACTATGGCACTGCCACTATAAAATAACGTTTACCACTCTTAGGTTGTGCCAGGTCTTCACAGCTGTGACATGGTTTAAATTCCATAATCCATCCCCAGAGGAGCCCACCCAAAGTAAAAACCAAATTTATCCATCCATTATAAGATGATCCATCCATGGGATACACATCTTAACCTGATACAGTCATCATGTTGTAGCTCTTGGAGGGGCTGGTTCTGCCCAAGAGGAGTTCTTCCTTACAGCTTATTCTGCTGTCTACCATTTGCATGCTGGTGCTACTTTGGCTAGCTGCTGTTGGCGTGGCTTCATACAGCACACAGATTGAGCCGTCCTCTCCAATCCGATAGGAGACCTCGAAGGGGTCGACCCAGAGAGTGAGTTCACTTGGAAGGAGCCGGAACAGTTCCTGACCGCTGAGCCCAATCCGCTGCGCCGCCTGTCCAATCAGGGGATCCATTTTATGGTTGATCCGGATACAGCGGTAGCCCGAACCTTTGCATGGCTTTTCAGGGAACCAGTGGTGTTTATAGTGTTCTAaggaacaaagaaaaaacaagaaaggTCGTATCTAACTCTCTGTATAATCGATGGAGAAAAGACCGAATCCATTTGTAATGCCTGAATAAGAAACAGATTGCATTGCTTAAAGTCTTACGGTTTCCTAGCTTGAAAAACCACAGTTAAGACTGAGAGAAACCAAAGCTTTTCAGAGCCATTTTTCTGGCAAAGCAAAAGTATCTGTCAATGTAAGTATAACAATTAATGCTGATATCTTCCCAAAGTAAAGATGGGAATAGTGAAAAGCAACTAGGCTCCTGTAGCACAATATATCAACGTATTAATAACCAGGTCCAAATAAAAATAACTTAGATCTGATGTCTAAAGACCTCTTTTGTATACATTTCAATgactatgtttttttaaaaaaatgtaagcaTATCCTTCTAAATGTTTTTCAATTCTATGTGTGTGTAAAAACAGAAAACCTACttccaaataaatatattaaggAGACAGTTGTGCcctttaagctgctttgagttcccttcaggggagataaaacggagcataaataattataataatttctcTTATTACACAGTCCTCATAAACCAATAGGAATAAGCACATATAAACAGTGCTAAACAAAGAGATCCTGAATCTCATATCTCTTTATTTAGTAGCAATATAGTCTTTAAAAATTCCTAACCCTTGGGGAAGGTGACTTTCTCCTATTTGGGAAAGTGGCTTACTTTGCATCTCGTAAGGTTAATTGAGCAAAAGGGCACCAGAACTCAGATGGATGAAAACTGATTAtccaaaataaatttcaaatgtTGCTAAATGTTACACTGTTTCTACTTCACAGCAGGGGAAAAACAACTCTGGCATTTGCAAGGAAATTTTTGTCAGACATTTCACCGAGATGCtacaataataagaaaaacaTTTCTAGGACATTTTCCAAGAAACACTGTGAGGAGTTGCTTTGATACCTGAATCTATGTGAGATGATGTTTTTAAGACAAGagcaaaattgtttttaaaagccaAATTGTTCCTACAATATTTAAAAGTAATATTTGAAACAAAATCTAATCAGATCCCTATAATTATTTCCAATCAGTAAAAGATGTAGAACAGCAATGGCATTTTAATGCTTTAATGGTTTACTGAATTGCTGTATGAACCTCTGTCACCATATTGGACAATGTTACAGTGTTTGTGTGTATGGAGACACACAGAGCACACTGAATTACTTACAACCGCCTCACTCACAGTAGTGGCGCTTTTGCTGCCTTACTACAATGAAGGGAAATCACACTTAgacaaagggggaggggggagttgagAGGGAAAATGAAGGGACACTGGGTGATTGTGGAAAAACCAGTaataaacacatatttctgaagcTGCCAGACACACAAAGCCAAGGAATACCTCTatatctcaaagcacagcagagaaATAGGAGGAAAGGACAGGGGGACAGCAGTAAGAGTAATGTTTTATCTGGGGCTCTCTATGCTCAATAGGGTTTGTtctgagtgaagtgactgcagtCCTCCTAAGGAGGTAAACAACAGTGATGACTCCATGGATGGCAAGTTAAGAGTGATAAACGTAAGGGTTACTATTTGCAaccctcccaccccccacccaaacCGAAATGTACATAGAACACTCTTTCCCTAAGAAACAAGACCAAGATCGGAATGTGTAATGTAGGAAAATAAGGACACAGCACCCCTTTGGGCTGAGTCTGGGGGGTGCCTCCACACAAAGGGAAGACAGGGCTGCCAACCAATGCAGTGATGAAACCGTTCCAAGGATTTTGTCAGAGGAGTGAATAGGAGTAAAGAAAACAGACTGCTTATGGCCACTAGTTTTCTTCTCAAAGAATAGATGTAGGTGAGTGGAATCAACAAAGCCTAAAAGGGCAGTAATCCCAAAGCTCTCCCTTCCAACTGTGTATGCACTGACAAAGTAATAAGCACTCAAAATCAGACACAGAGCACATATAATGAATAAGGATAGTCACAAATACccacataaaaaaacaaaaactcttGAGAGTCTAAGTGGATATTAAGGGGAACAAATCTTGGCTCTCACCTTGGCTTTTTGGACTCCAAGAAAATGTAAAAAGGCATAAAGGGATCCAGTTGCATCTTTGAGACTAACCGGGAAAACATTTCTATAGCTTAAGCTTTCAATGGCTCCACAGCAGACGCATTACACAAAGGTTCACAAAAGCTTGTGCTGGAAATATTTTCCTCCCAACTAGTTGCAAAGCTGCAGTTTAATTCCCTTAGATATTTTTAATACTAAAACAGGCTAATTTGCTCTATACATAAAAGTGCAATAAGTGTGTTGGGAGGGGGGTGACTTAAAGGATTATTGCACCAGGTTGTTATAGCGGTATTATACCACTTTACCATGGATATGGAATTATGAATCTTATATTTTAATGAGACACAAGAACTCTCTGGATGGGAACCCTAAATACCTCTccaaactaccaatcccaaaACTGCCATAAGATATTGTCACAGCAATGGAAGTGGAATGGTGGCACTGTAACACCatgaaggccctgctcttggtcccgccaccatcacaggcgcatatggcggggacgagacacagggccttctcagtaattgcccctcggctatggaactcccttcctaatgagatcaggtcaagcccctccctcttgtcttttagaaggatgataaaagcgaggctgtgggaccaagcctttgggagtgtgcaatgaggcagcgataggaacccttagtatgccaaccaaattcaatatggttgttgagacagttttaactagaggattttaatgtcatgataagtgattttaatgcttttgtatgtatatggtctagtatgttttggcattgaatgtttgccatttatatgttgtgctctgcctcgagtcccctttggggtgagaagggcggaatataaatgctttaaataaataataacagtgcAATGCGATAAGAACTTCAATCCGCAAGACATGATCTTGAGTACAAACACAAAGGAAGTGGAGGCAGGGAAGGGACTTTCCAGCCAAGCTTGATGAGCCAAAGGGGAAGAACTGAGCCCTCCCCACCCAAAACACCCACACAGTGTGGGAGGAGGCAAGCCAACAAAGGCGACACTTACTGGCTGAGGAGCAGCAAAGTTGTTTACCCTCAGATCTCTTTTGGAGTGGGTTGGGAAggcagaagagggaaggaggaaaaacagCTCTCTAAGAGTCCAATTCCCTCTAAAAACCACCTtacccccacaaaaaaaaataaaaagatcatGCAAACATGAaactgcatcttctcccatattATAAAGACAACAGAAGGTGAGTCTACACCAGatatgggaaaactttggccctccaagtgttttggacttccaactccaaaacatctgaagggccaaagtttgcccgtgcctgctctacACTGTTAATTCATGCCATTTGACCCAGTCCTAAGGAGTATTGGGATTTGTAGCCTGGTGCCGAAAAGAATAAAGACCTCAAACTACAAAATTCTCATGgttacatagcactgagccatggggaTACAAACTACATGATTTCAACCATCAAGGAAggcaataatattttttaaaacccttgggaaactacaactcccaggatcccatagcattgagccatgccagttaaatcTGCAtcgatctcatagcattgagccatgccagttaaaataGCACCGATCTGCATCAATTCTactaaatttgggggggggggggggggcgctaggACAAAACAAAGCCCTTGTGAAACTCTAAATCCCAAGGTCCCATGGCAGCTGGAAGTGGTGCCGATCTGGATTAATTCGACTGTGTAGCTGCACCAAGAAtatatctatagcaggcatgggcaaatttgggccgtgttttggacttcaaccccgcCTGAAGCGgtgccaatctgcattaattcgaGTGTTTAGCTGCACCAAGAAtatatctatagcaggcatgggcaaacttgggccctccaggtgttttggacttcaactcccacaattcctaacagccggtaggctgttaggaattgtgggagttgaagtccaaaacacctggagggcccaagtttgcccatgcctaggaaAAAGGCAAaatggggaagagaagaaaggatgagAGGGCCTTAGATAAAGAAAGGTTTTCTCTCCCTTGGAAAGACACTGAGAtacaaaggaagggaaggtgggGGGGAGGGATCTGGAGCTTcccctccatctttctttctgtctttctctccttgttttcctcccttcctctcaccTGCCAGCAGCTCCTGGAGGCTCTGGCTGAAGGTCTGCAGTTGCCGCTCGTTCATGAGCCCCTTGGTGCGGAGGAACTTGGCGATGAAGCCCACGGCCGCGGCGATCTCGCGTATCATGTTGGCCCGGGAGTAGAGGGCAGGATGCATGAGGGCGAGGGGCAGCCAGCGCCggcggaagggaaggaagaaggaaagaaaggcggAAAGGGCGGAAGGAGGCGAGAGAGCCGGAAGGAAGGGTCGCCAAGGGCTCAAGAGAGGCCTCCCCACTCCCGCGGCTCAACCGCCCCCTTCTGACGTAGAGCGGCGGCCTCGACAGAGGCGATTGGGACAAAATGAGAAATGTCGACCATCTCCCTCGGACGGGCACGAAGGAAGCGCTGCTGCGTGCGCCGCCTTTTATAACCGCCGACGACGGCAATGGCGGCGGAGAAGGGGGCGGGGTCTGGCCGCGGCCAATCCGGGGATCGCACCATTGTGACGTCGCCTTTAGAACGAGgcggggaaaggggaggggggcagtGCGGGGAGGAGTGATGTCATCTGATTGTAAACAAATAGAACCAGCAGAGTGGGAGGCAAGGAGAAAGTGCATCCATCTCTacgctgtagaataaatgcagtttgataccacttgaactgctatggttcaatactGGGCACaggcactctttggcaaataataataaataataaataaaactttatactccgctaccatctcccaaagggactcggtgcggctcacatgaggccaagcccacagcacatcaataacaaaagcaataacaaaaaaccaaaacaatcaatacaaaacaattaatatgaatcacatagacaataaacagtaatgttgaaggctttcatggccggaatcactgggttgtaggttttctgggctatatcgccatgttctagaagctcaCTAGAATCATAgtaccaaagagttggaagagacctcatgggccatccagtccaaccccctgcctagaagcaggaatattgcattcaaatcacccctgacagatggccatacagcttctgtttaaaagcttccaaagaaggagcctccaccacactccggggcagagagttccactgctgaacggctctcacagtcaggagttcttcctcatgttcaaatggaatctcctctcttgtagtttgaagccattgtttcacgtcctagtctccagggcagcagaaaataagcttgctccctcctccctgtggcttcctctcacatatttatacatggctatcccctctcagccttctcttcttcaggctaaacatgcccagctccttaagccgctcctcatagggcttgttctccagaccctttatcattttagtcgctctcctctggacacattccagcttgtcaatatctctcttgaattgtggtgcccagaactggacacaatattccagatgtggtctaaccaaaacagaatagaggggtagcattacttccctggacctagacactatgcttctattgatgcaggccaaaatcccattggctacctctgaggatgcttgccatagatgcaggcgaaacatcaggagaaaatgcctctagaacatggccatatagctcggaaaacctacaaca includes these proteins:
- the BTG1 gene encoding protein BTG1, giving the protein MHPALYSRANMIREIAAAVGFIAKFLRTKGLMNERQLQTFSQSLQELLAEHYKHHWFPEKPCKGSGYRCIRINHKMDPLIGQAAQRIGLSGQELFRLLPSELTLWVDPFEVSYRIGEDGSICVLYEATPTAASQSSTSMQMVDSRISCKEELLLGRTSPSKSYNMMTVSG